A region of Brevundimonas sp. NIBR10 DNA encodes the following proteins:
- the rplQ gene encoding 50S ribosomal protein L17, whose amino-acid sequence MRHGAAHRKLGRTASHRTAMFANMAASLIKHEQITTTLPKAKELRPFVEKLVTLGKKGDLHARRQAISHVRDVTQVGKLFETLGPRYAERNGGYIRIMKAGFRHGDNAPMAVIEFVDRDVDAKGLDSGPVYTADADEE is encoded by the coding sequence ATGCGCCACGGCGCCGCCCACCGCAAACTCGGCCGCACGGCCAGCCACCGCACTGCCATGTTCGCGAACATGGCCGCGTCGCTGATCAAGCACGAGCAGATCACCACGACCCTGCCCAAGGCCAAGGAGCTGCGCCCCTTTGTCGAGAAGCTGGTCACGCTCGGCAAGAAGGGCGACCTTCATGCGCGTCGTCAGGCCATCAGCCACGTCCGTGACGTGACCCAGGTCGGCAAGTTGTTCGAGACGCTCGGCCCCCGCTACGCCGAACGCAACGGCGGCTATATCCGCATCATGAAGGCCGGCTTCCGCCACGGCGACAACGCCCCGATGGCCGTCATCGAGTTCGTCGACCGCGACGTCGACGCCAAGGGCCTGGACTCGGGCCCGGTCTACACGGCCGACGCCGACGAAGAATAG
- a CDS encoding DNA-directed RNA polymerase subunit alpha: MIERNWQELIRPEKPQIELGSDAQRKARLVAEPLERGFGVTLGNALRRVLLSSLQGAAVTAIQIDGVVHEFSSLEGVREDVVDIVLNIKQLALRMHAEGPKRMTLRATGPGPVTAGQIDVPADIEVLNPDHVICTLDDGASVRMELTVQNGKGYVASEHNRPEDAPIGLIAVDALYSPVKRVAYRVEPTRQGQSLDYDKLVLEVETNGAVSPVDAVAYASRILQDQLQIFITFDEPKKAVEAVDGKPDLPFNPALLKKVDELELSVRSANCLKNDNIVYIGDLIQKTEGEMLRTPNFGRKSLNEIKEVLTSMGLSLGMDVPNWPPENIEDLAKKFDDQI; the protein is encoded by the coding sequence ATGATCGAACGTAACTGGCAAGAGCTGATCCGTCCCGAGAAGCCGCAGATCGAACTCGGCTCCGACGCCCAGCGCAAGGCGCGCCTTGTCGCCGAGCCCCTCGAACGCGGTTTCGGCGTCACGCTCGGCAACGCGCTGCGTCGCGTGCTTCTGTCTTCGCTGCAAGGCGCCGCAGTGACCGCCATCCAGATCGACGGCGTCGTGCATGAATTCTCGTCGCTGGAAGGCGTGCGCGAGGACGTCGTCGACATCGTGCTGAACATCAAGCAACTGGCGCTGCGCATGCACGCCGAGGGCCCCAAGCGCATGACCCTGCGTGCCACCGGCCCCGGGCCCGTGACCGCCGGCCAGATCGACGTGCCCGCCGACATCGAGGTTCTGAACCCCGACCACGTGATCTGCACGCTGGACGACGGTGCCTCGGTGCGCATGGAACTGACCGTCCAGAACGGCAAGGGCTATGTCGCGTCGGAGCATAACCGCCCCGAGGACGCGCCGATCGGCCTGATCGCCGTCGATGCCCTGTATTCGCCGGTCAAGCGCGTCGCCTATCGCGTCGAGCCGACCCGTCAGGGCCAGTCGCTGGACTATGACAAGCTGGTGCTGGAAGTCGAAACCAACGGTGCCGTTAGCCCTGTGGACGCCGTGGCCTACGCCTCGCGCATCCTGCAGGACCAGCTTCAGATCTTCATCACCTTCGACGAGCCGAAGAAGGCCGTGGAAGCCGTGGACGGCAAGCCCGACCTGCCGTTCAACCCGGCCCTGCTCAAGAAGGTGGACGAACTGGAACTGTCGGTCCGCTCGGCCAACTGCCTGAAGAACGACAACATCGTCTATATCGGCGACCTGATCCAGAAGACCGAGGGCGAAATGCTTCGCACCCCGAACTTCGGCCGCAAGTCGTTGAACGAGATCAAGGAAGTGCTGACCTCCATGGGTCTGTCGCTCGGCATGGACGTGCCGAACTGGCCCCCGGAAAACATCGAAGACCTGGCCAAGAAGTTCGACGACCAGATCTAG